The Microlunatus soli genome contains the following window.
GCACGATCAGGCCGGTCCGCAGGAGTCCGAACTGGAGGAGATCTACTACTTCGAGATCGACGCCGGACCGGGCGGCGAACCGGGCTTCGGCTACATGCGGACCACCGCTTCCGACGATCGTCCGATCGACGTACTGCAGGAGGTCCGGGACCGCGACGTCGTGCTCGTCCCGTACGGCTGGCACGGCCCCTGCGTCGCCGCGCCGGGCTTCGAGATGTACTACCTGAACGTGATGGCCGGCCCGGCCGACGAACGGGCCTGGCTGATCTCCGACCATCCCGATCACGCCTTCGTCCGGGCGACCTGGGCCGACCAGCAGATCGACCCCAGACTCACCCAGCGTGTCGACCGACCGGGAGCGACTTCCGCATGACCGACCAGAGGAGAGCGACACCGATGTCCGACCAGCATGTGCGGCTGACGGTTGCCCAAGCGACCATTCGATTCCTGGCCGCCCAGTACACCGAACGCGACGGCGTCGAGCAGCGGCTGTTTCCCGGCACGCTCGGCATCTTCGGTCACGGCAATGTCGCCGGGTTGGGCCAGGCGCTGTTGCAGACCGAGGTGGAGCATCCGACAGCCGACGATCCTGACGCGATGCCGTACATCCTGTCCCGCAACGAACAGGGTGCGGTGCACACCGCCGTCGCGTTCGCCCGGGCCAGGAATCGCACCCAGACCTACGCCGTCACCACCAGCATCGGACCGGGCGCGACCAACATGGTGACCGGTGCCGCGTTGGCCACCGTGAATCGGATCCCGGTGCTGTTGCTGCCGGCCGACGGCTTCGCCGACCGGGCGGCCGCACCGCTGCTGCAGGAGCTGGAGCGCCCGGAGGCCGGCGACATCTCGGTCAACGACGCGTTCCGGCCGGTGTCGCGCTACTTCGACCGGGTGCAGCGGCCGGAACAGTTGCCGTCGGCCCTGCTGCAGGCGATGCGGGTGCTGACCGATGTCGCCGAGACCGGCGCGGTGACGGTGTGCTTCCCCCAGGACGTCCAGGCTCAGGCCTATGACTGGCCGGAAGCACTGTTCGCCAAGCGGGTCTGGCATCTGGCCAGGCCGCAGGCCGAACCGGGCCTGCTGGCCCAGGCAGCCGAGTTGATCAAGGCCGCCGACCGTCCGTTGATCGTCGCCGGCGGCGGCGTGCACTACAGCCAGGCCGAGGAGGCACTGCAGGCCTTCGCCGAGCAGACCGGCATCCCGGTCGGGCTGACCCAGGCCGGCAAGGGCGATCTCGTCGATGATCATCCGCAGTGCCTCGGTGCGATCGGCTCCACCGGCAGCACCGCATCCAACGCCATCGCCCGCAACGCCGATCTGGTGATCGGCATCGGCACCCGCTACTCCGACTTCACCACCGCCAGCCGGACGGCCTTCGGCCATCCCGACGTCCGGTTCGTCAATCTCAACGTCGCCGGCCTGGACTCGATCAAGCAGGCCGGGCTGCCGGTGCTCGGCGACGCCCGGGATTCCCTGCTGGCGTTGGCCGCGCTGCTGAAGGGCCACCGGGTGGCAGCCGACTACACAGCCGAGATCGCCGACCTGAAGGCCGAATGGGACGCCATCGTCGACGAGGTCTGCCATCCGGCGACCCCGGTCACCGGCGAAGGCGGCCGACTCAGCCAGAACGAGGTGATCGGGATGGTCAACACCCATTCCGGTCCGCGTGATGTCGTGGTCTGCGCCGCCGGATCGATGCCCGGCGACCTGCACAAGCTGTGGCGGACCCGGGACAAGGGCGGCTACCACGTCGAATACGGCTACTCCTGCATGGGCTACGAGATCGCCGGCGGACTTGGGATCCGACTCGCCGATGAGAGCAGGGACGTGTTCGTGATGGTCGGCGACGGCTCGTACCTGATGCTGGCCAGCGAACTGGTCACCGCGGTCCAGGAGGGCGTCAAGATCATCTGCGTGCTGGTGCAGAACCACGGGTTCGCCTCGATCGGCGCGCTCAGCGAGTCGCTCGGCTCGCAACGGTTCGGCACCCGCTACCGACGGCGGACCGGCTCCGGGCAATTGGACGGAGACTTCCTGCCCGTCGATCTGGCCGCCAATGCCGCCAGCCTCGGCGCCGAGGTGATCAAGACCAGGACCACCGAGGAGTTCGTCGCCGCGATCGGCGCTGCCAAGGCCGCCGAGCACAGCGTCGTGATCCACGTCGAGACCGATCCGTTCATCGACGCGCCCGATTCCCGTTCCTGGTGGGATGTCCCGGTCAGCGAGGTGTCGACGCTGGACTCGACCCGGCAGGCCCGTAAGACCTACTCCGAACACAAACCCGATCAGCGGATCCATCTCGATCCGATCAACCCGAAGGGACAGTAGTGATCACTATCGGCTCCGCCCCGGACTCCTGGGGTGTCTGGTTCGCCGACGATCCGGCGCAGGTCGGCCCGGACCGCTTCCTCGACGAGGTGGCGGCGGCGGGCTACACCTGGATCGAGCTCGGACCGGTCGGCTACCTGCCGACCGAACCCCAGGTGCTGCAGGACAAACTCGACGCGCACGGGTTGAAGGTGTCGGCCGGTACGGTCTTCGAACACCTGCATCAGGAGGATTCCTGGGACGACGTCTGGGGTCAGGTCGGTGCCGTCGGTGCGCTGACCCAGGCGGTCGGCGGCGAACACATCGTCGTCATCCCCGACGTCTGGCGTGATCACAAGACCGGTGAGCCGAAGGAGCCGCGGGAGCTGACCACCGAGCAGTGGAAGCGGATGACCGACGGGATGAACGAACTCGGTCGACGCATCCTCGACGAGTACGGCCTGAAGGTCCAGTTCCACAGCCACGCCGACAGCCACGTCGGCTACCAGTCCGACATCGAACGCTTCCTGGACGCCACCGACCCGGCATACGTGAACCTCTGCCTGGACACCGGACACGTCTCCTACTACGGCGGCGACAACCTCGACCTGATCACCCGTTACCCCGAACGGATCGGCTACCTGCACCTCAAGCAGGTCGATCCGGCGATCCGGGACAAGGTGCTGGCCGAGGACCTGTCCTTCCCCGAAGCGGTCAAACTCGGCGTGATGATCGAGCCGCCGGCCGGCGAGCCGGCGCTGGAGCCGATCCTGGACGCCGTCGGCGGATTCGACCGGCCGATCTACGGCATCGTCGAGCAGGACCTGTATCCCTGCGCGCCCGAGGTGCCGTTGCCGATCGCCGAACGCACCTTCACCTATCTCCGGAGCTGCATCAAGGGTCCTGAGCCGGTCGAAGGACCGCAATCGTGACGACCACAACTGAACCGCTGCGGATCGCCGTCCTCGGCGTCGGCAAGATGGGTGGCTTCCACACCGAGCTGCTGAGCAGCCGGATCCACGGTGCGCGGGTCACGGTGATCAACGACTTCGACGCCGACCGGGCGGCCGCGATCGCCGACACCGTCGGGGCCCGGGTCGCAGCGGATCCGTTCGCCGCCATCGCCGCCGACGACGTCGACGCG
Protein-coding sequences here:
- a CDS encoding sugar phosphate isomerase/epimerase family protein, which produces MITIGSAPDSWGVWFADDPAQVGPDRFLDEVAAAGYTWIELGPVGYLPTEPQVLQDKLDAHGLKVSAGTVFEHLHQEDSWDDVWGQVGAVGALTQAVGGEHIVVIPDVWRDHKTGEPKEPRELTTEQWKRMTDGMNELGRRILDEYGLKVQFHSHADSHVGYQSDIERFLDATDPAYVNLCLDTGHVSYYGGDNLDLITRYPERIGYLHLKQVDPAIRDKVLAEDLSFPEAVKLGVMIEPPAGEPALEPILDAVGGFDRPIYGIVEQDLYPCAPEVPLPIAERTFTYLRSCIKGPEPVEGPQS
- the iolD gene encoding 3D-(3,5/4)-trihydroxycyclohexane-1,2-dione acylhydrolase (decyclizing), translated to MSDQHVRLTVAQATIRFLAAQYTERDGVEQRLFPGTLGIFGHGNVAGLGQALLQTEVEHPTADDPDAMPYILSRNEQGAVHTAVAFARARNRTQTYAVTTSIGPGATNMVTGAALATVNRIPVLLLPADGFADRAAAPLLQELERPEAGDISVNDAFRPVSRYFDRVQRPEQLPSALLQAMRVLTDVAETGAVTVCFPQDVQAQAYDWPEALFAKRVWHLARPQAEPGLLAQAAELIKAADRPLIVAGGGVHYSQAEEALQAFAEQTGIPVGLTQAGKGDLVDDHPQCLGAIGSTGSTASNAIARNADLVIGIGTRYSDFTTASRTAFGHPDVRFVNLNVAGLDSIKQAGLPVLGDARDSLLALAALLKGHRVAADYTAEIADLKAEWDAIVDEVCHPATPVTGEGGRLSQNEVIGMVNTHSGPRDVVVCAAGSMPGDLHKLWRTRDKGGYHVEYGYSCMGYEIAGGLGIRLADESRDVFVMVGDGSYLMLASELVTAVQEGVKIICVLVQNHGFASIGALSESLGSQRFGTRYRRRTGSGQLDGDFLPVDLAANAASLGAEVIKTRTTEEFVAAIGAAKAAEHSVVIHVETDPFIDAPDSRSWWDVPVSEVSTLDSTRQARKTYSEHKPDQRIHLDPINPKGQ